From Salvelinus namaycush isolate Seneca chromosome 2, SaNama_1.0, whole genome shotgun sequence, one genomic window encodes:
- the npffl gene encoding pro-FMRFamide-related neuropeptide FF like — protein MNVDTTLVVLVGLILAMAGVGQCLQEERGVENNNLPGESGEVLALEGEHVEGFNELDDRLLAAVIHSLLQRNTRNPSVLHQPQRFGRDSRGDLLMGDRIQSRDWEQAPGHIWGMAVPQRFGKK, from the exons ATGAACGTGGACACAACGCTGGTGGTCCTGGTAGGTCTGATCCTAGCCATGGCTGGGGTGGGTCAGTGTCTGCAGGAGGAGAGGGGTGTGGAGAACAACAATCTGCCGGGGGAATCAGGAGAGGTGCTGGCACTG GAGGGTGAGCACGTGGAAGGGTTTAACGAGTTGGACGATCGTCTCCTAGCCGCTGTGATTCACTCTCTGCTCCAGAGAAACACCAGAAACCCCTCCGTTCTCCACCAGCCTCAGAG GTTTGGTCGTGACAGCAGAGGAGACCTGCTGATGGGGGACAGGATACAGTCCAGAGACTGGGAGCAGGCTCCAGGACATATCTGGGGCATGGCTGTGCCGCAGAGATTTGGCAAGAAATAG